CGGTATGTTCCACCTACACATAACCCAGATACATGAGTTACGTAAACATAAGCATGCGCAAGTGGCTGACTGTAAAATTTCAGCACACCTATATATGGCCTTCTGGTTGTCCAGATGGTGTGACCGTCTTGTGTACTAAACAGTTCCCAAAAATTTTTGCCGCCTTGCAGATTAGTTTTGTTTCTACAAAATGAAGCCGCACTAACTACTGCTTTTCTGTCAAGAAAGTCTTTTGGATGATAACAGTCTTCGACCCAAAGAATCGGTGTTGGGGGTGTAGAACATCAACATTGATGTtctatgttgaaatgattgggggcctactatagttagacgagaatggtaacgaaccaactaacgctgaagtcacacctcgcgaccagcccttacgtggattgaaccatcgacgcatcaaaggatcatggacgctatggagactgtacaatacaaaggacgttattacaagaatatattagttaaggtacaaccacgaaaatacagaagtgaaagaacaaccactgccgcgtgggccagtccatggcgtattattgactggtgcgcgttgactatccttgaccttgacagggatcgatgatctgttcgatattcagtgacatttcaccgaccctacagGGGGAACAAACAATATATTCCTGCAATGATGAGTTTACGTACCGTATCAGCTTCTTTGGATATGGATATGATTCCAGTCTCTGTTCTGCCAAATTactttaaaatgttttatacCCCCAACTCTTCTGAAGCATCGTACTTTGTCTATATAAAAATCAGCAGTCAACTACGAATGTTTGAAATATGGAATAGGGTGATGGGACAGGAGAGAGAACGACGatttgactcatgatatatGCTTGGATAGTGACCAACTTTCTGTTGTTTCAACCTCGTTCTATGAAAGATAAAAAGGTCGTTAACCAAGAAAATTAAGTTTGAAACCTAAAAGTATTTGACTtttgtaaaaatatttataaattccGTACATGTAAAAACAATTATTTCTGAAGAAGTGAGTTCTTTGTGTCCAAATACTATTTGCTTAGGATATATGACAGATATCGGTAGCACTCACCATTGGAAGTTTAGTTCTGTTTCGTTGACGCTATGATTAGTCCTGGATTACTTTAATTTCTCACACCGCAGTACGAGCCATAAACAGTATACAACACTGATCTGTACTGTCTTAGATAGATACTGATCGCCGTACGAAAGAATTATTAATACGCCATCGGAAAACAATGGAGCTAGTTATTGATTAACACTACAGTGAGAGCTACGAAAAGCCACAACAAACTAGTAGTTACCTATAAGTCTTATCAGAAAGCTAGAGTAATGCAAAGCTTTCCACGGATACTAGTGTGTGTATGGACAGTTGAATGGTACTAAGCCCCAGCCATGTCATttggcagttgggtcactgaatgtcAATCAGTTATTCGATCCTAGTCAAGCTCAAGGACAACCCATGCACATCAGTTAATTGTATGTCATAGAATGGCCCATGCGGTGGTAGTCACTGTAGCGATTGAAGCAATTGTGAACTTTTAACGGtctcgtaagtttctacagacggttcatacctaaatgcgcgtcccttatgaaaccgttagcCGACCAACTTCATGGAAATccaaaatcaattagtctagacgacaccgctcgagaagcattctccacagttaaggaacacatcgctaaggcaaccttGCTTGCTAGACGCgaaatctaggtacagcacgttcggtggGGAaatcctagctatgtattgtgctgtacggcatttccaacattccatcgaaggaagagaattcacactttttaccgatcacaaacctcttaccttctctttaagttcatcttcagacaagtactcaccgcgagagtctcgacaactcgattacatttcgcagtttacttcagttatacaacacatttctggagctaacaatgtagtcgcagacgccttgtctcgaataagttccttaaacagtttccaaggaatcgaccttcttaaactagctcagcttcaaaaagaagacattgatcttcagcatgagttatcctcgacaactcttaaactaagtattaagcagatgggaacaggtaaggaaaccttactctgtgacacatctacaggtagggatcgtccaatagtaccaaaacattatcgacgcaacgtcttcaatacgttgcacaatctttctcatccaggtgctcgtgcaacagtcaaacttatagccgaacggttttgctggcctggcatgaataaagacgtgagggagtgggcacgctcctatgtaagctgtcagaaatctaaggtcataagacacaacaaatgtcccttaggctctttcaaaacccctgacgctcgtttcgaccacgttcacCTAGGTTTGGTAGGACCgttacccgattcaaacggatactcatatctcttaacatgcgtagaccgtttcactcgatggccaaaagcggtaccgattaaggacattactgccgaaacagtggctcgcgctttcgtcgaacgatgggtagcgaaTTTCGgttgcccttcaaccatcactacagaccgcggacgccagttcgaatctggacatttccgttgtctgaccccactattaggaatcacgcgcttccgaacgaccgcctaccacccacaagcaaacgggttggtagaacgttttcatagacaacttaaagcttcattatcagctgcaaacgtttcacagtagacagacgctcttccactcgtcttgctaggtatccgaaatgcagtgaaagctgacattggatacactgcatctcaactcgtttacggaacgacactccgacttccaggagaattcgtggatccttcagcttcttcattgaacatggatctaagctcttacacgagtaggcctacaaacgctatgcgttcagttaaacctgctcacactcgaccacaatcaactgatgttttcgttcaacctgacttacgacatagtacacacgtcttcgttcgtcaagactcacatcgacgacctctcgaatcagcatacgaaggatccttcaaagttcttcaacgtgaacccaagtactatgtagtcgataagaacggtacgaacgataacatcagtatcgaccgactcaaagcagcgtacttagaaggaaaccctagctacgtcgaatttccctcgatacaatcgtacgacacggctcccacactcgtagtaccctacacgacagccgacacacaacttgatacttcgtcaacgtcgatagataaacctaaaacaacgcgttctggaagaagagtaagatttccagaacatcttaacgactattgcacgtaggacacaagcttTATCTAGAATTcccttttcattgtttattataaaaaataatttttttattgtgctcattttttttatttatttaaaaaaacaaaaaaaagcaaaacattttcattttttgagcgtatttatatttgtatatataaaaaaaccgaaaagaaattttttttccgatcgcttttacgctttttgcaagtgtattagtttatttattttttactcCGCtgatcttgtgtccttacgcaagtatgagtgtattttcgacatgcactcacacgttctattttttctcttttccaggacgactgaaaaagaacgacgaagtttcacaaggaaccgaaattttcattgtattttatttctttattgttatgttgtacctcatggtcccatagtttaaggaaagacgaccagacgctgctaaacgaagcaagctatcagaagaatgtttaccaacgacaaactcgttgggtttaaacttctggctggtcacatcttagggtcatcactaactcactagggggggagtgatctgtagctgtaaataattccccaaaatcaatagctttttaagtgttcgacgttggatgctgaccacgttgtttaagtggacttgtttaactgaaggctttcggtcatgcatccgtaccagatcacgtttcaactcggcgtgggacacagctcctacgtttcaacagttagctaagaacgaacgcctctcgatatattggtaacgtaccaaatatatctttcctacctttTCTCTTCTGACTTCTGACTTCCTTTggccgggaacgatcgaatatagaaggtactactggtAGGTAATTGTAAAGTTAGAATATCAGTCGTATCCTCAATGTAATCATGCGTTGAAGTCACATCGTTCAAGGATTTGTTATTCTAATCCAAATTAGCCTGGTGGCCAGGTTACTCGACTTACAAGGGCGATGAAATCTTCAGCAAAGCTGTTTATCAGGACAGGTTGGGATATGAAGACTGTGTCTAGCCATGTAGTCGATTATTCAATCCATCCATGTTACCCATCACCCAGCTTGACCCGTCATTAACCTGTCAACGTCAAGTAGTCAGTATTTTCAGCGTAGGGCTATGTTTAGCTTGTTAGATGATTTTGCTGTGTCTAAGTGTTTCTTACCTGACAAAACTAAATTATCGTAACATACTGCGGGCACATCATATACTGAAATCCCATAAGTCACTTTTGTGAAGCAATCTTTTGTTCCAACAGACTCATGAATAATCAACACTCTGTATTGGGCCTTTTCATacttgaaaaaaattttcataatcTGTACGCATAATTTAAACCAGTTCTCTACTTTTGTCTTTTAAAATTACAACTTTTTCGGGTTCGTTAAGATCCACTTTTTCGTGACTCCTAAACAGCCTGGAGTACAGGATGTTTCGTAGGAAGTTCACTAGAGTGCAAGGGGATTGGAAGATCTCTAAATCAGGGGTTTCAATCCCGAGTCTATCCCTGATATCGATTTTTGTTTACAACCTGTTAAATAGAATTGGCTTGGCGGTACTGATCTATGCAGATGACGCAAAGATCTGGAGGTCCATGAAAAGTGAAAAAGTCTCATTTGAGCCTAAAGCGGTCCTTATAACAATACAAGAATGAGCAATAAACAAAAGGTTACAACTTGAACTTTCGAAAGGTCATGTTTTAAATATTCTGCCTCATTTAACATAAAACACCTACACCCTCCATGGAAATCCGCTTACGAATGTCACCTAAGGGAGTGATCTCGGGATGGTTATCCCAGAGAGCTTAGACGATAGCTCAATCGACATGGGGAATGCCGTCAAGGTAACCCCGACTCTTCAATTTATCCAAAGACAACTTGAGGCAATCAACTCAAAGTTATTCCTTACACCGTTCAAAACGTATGCAGAGCTCCACCTTGAAGTCCACAATATGGTTGTATCCACTGTCCTCCAAAGAGACATAGATCTCCTGAACAAGTACAGAGACGGATAACCAATTAGGCGATAGGTTTTAAACATAAATCTTACGAAAACTGGTGCCAAGCACTGATATTATTCTCGTTAGGCTACAGGAGAACAAAAGGTGATCTGATAATGGCATAAAACATGTTACAAAAGACAACGCATTTCAACACGAGTATATAACCAGATGATCATCACCATGCTGCTTGAGGAAACCCTCAGAAGATTGCGCATCAAAGAGCGAACACATAAATTGGCTCTAACTATTTCTGATTAAGAGTTATTTTCAGTTGGAATGCTATTCTAGCAGAAGTGACCACATTCAAGCTCATTAAACTACTTCAATAGAAGGCTGAACAAAGATGTACTCACTTACAGCTGTTGTAATCTAGGATCTCTACTGTCCTGAGAGAAACGTACTCACGTAAACGACAAGATATACAAATCCACATGTAACTAGTGCACCAACTAGAATAAGTGCAGTCGAGTGGATAGACTGCCACATATTGAACATTACCAAATACTTGAAATTGTACAGAAACATTAAGAAGCTAGCTTAATGAAATCAAATACAAGCTCGTGACGAAAATATTGGAGAAGACCAGATGTAATCAGGTCTTTATATTCTCTAAGTAAAATTATTTATCAGCCTGGAGCTGTTAGTTTGTTTCCTGATAGAAGAGTAAAGAAATATATTGGTTTCCACAAACTCATCACAGAGGTGTTGGAAGACATTGGATATTCAACAGTAGTGGTTGATTTGAGATTAGTCGGATGACGGAGTTTTGGATCATATCTGTACCCGGAGAGCGGGATCCAAATCAAGTGTATCAGCGGCTTCAAACTACATTATCTAAATATAAGGATATCTGCTCGCAGGTCAATAAGTTCAATATCCCTCCTGACTTCAAGGTATTTGTGTAGATGTCAGATGATTTATAAGCTTTAGGTAGGAACTCTGGATATTCTAGTGGGTCTTTCTGATGAGCTGTCAAAATTAGATGTATATGCTGAGAGGTAATTGTCTAATAGGTTCAAATAGTAGCTTAAGCATTACCAAGAAAGTTGCCCAGTACATGGGTGATGTTCTCGAAGAACAAAAACACAAGTTGGAAGACAACTTGACGGTAAACGGACGTATgttctatttattatttttatatcctCAGTCTCTCCTGCCGCATTCCTTACCAAATTCCAGTGGGAATATGCTAAATATCCAGTCAAACAAACGTTAAGTTCACTGTATGCTATTATTTCAGAGGTATTTTTATTTCGCTCCAAGCAATACTGTTTATAGCAACTTACAAAAGTAGATTCGGATTTAAAAGCAAAGTCCCAGTCATATAATACCCTTAAAGGTTGTCTTCAAAACCTAGAACGAAAGCAAACGTAAGACCTACATTTTAAATCACCGTAACTCCTATAGGGGTAGTCTCTTAACACGCGAGCTTGGAGATATTGTGAAGCGAGAACAATTTATTGTTGATTCAGAATACTTAACTACTCTGGTTGTTGTTGTTCCAAAGtaagttttttttgtatttatttatcatcaggaATATGTATAATGATTGGAAGTCTAATTATGAAAGAATGACAGACATGGTCGTCCCCAAATCGTCTGAGTAATTTGcatttttgtttttgtaacCGATTAAGACTTATTTTTGAAGATCAAGATAATGGCCTATGGACTGTTACGCTTTTCAAAAAAATGACGGATGATTTTAAAACTCAGGCTCGTGAATTTaggtttgtttaaatattcaaaATCACTTGTTAGATTTGTTGTACGTGATTTTACTTATGATGAAAAGAAAATTGAGGAAAGTAGAAATGAGCTTTCAAAACTTGAGTCCGATAAGAAACGACAGTTTGTAAGTCGGCTTATTTTGGTTTCTAATACTTCCATATGGAATTTTTGTCATTTAAATATTTCCTCTCGAGAGTCAGTAAACTGTTCGGTTTTAAATGTATTGAGCCATATGCATTCCTTCAAACGTCATTCTACAAACATTTCTTGAAATGTGATTCAAGATATTGAAGACAGATAACTACACTTTTTGTTATAATGTTTTTAGTAGTTGTTTTCAGGcgtttggcaagaaatgattTTGATGTTCTTTCCAGTCACAAGTGATGCGTAccagttattttattattatttatttgaacataaatatttacaaagaggcaccagatatatttgCGCCACACAAAGaactgtcatttcatttaattgtgtgaggactatgatactgcccgggtgcccaaaccgaagcaggtggttttcttaaggggccacactcggagcctttgacctaaaggcctgatccacaaggaagtaaagcatcgtgagtagatgcagtcccatggtagctggtgaccaactaaaggttcatacgccatttgttcctttaggatactgtaacccatgtgcatcattggtttggaatcagggttttccaactcccttaggtggacttttcgtgtccaccaacccggttaaagcgccagacattcgcgtATCAATTAGTACGAATATGACTTAATGAAGGAGAGCCAAATGACAAGACTAACAGTTAGTTTTTCTGTTAATGAAAAGGCACTAACGAGAATCGCTCACAATTGTACTTTATTGAAGACCACTGAAATGGATAATAAAAAAGTTACATTTAATATAAGGTTTTCCCCTGTTCGTAAGATGTCGTTTGCACATTGTTGCATATAGTTAAGTTGTACCTTGATTGTATACAGTATGATACTCTTTTTAGTTGTCTTGATTTGAATgcataaatttttaaaattcctAACTAGGCACCTCTATTCCGCTGGTTGAAAGTTAATTTTGGTGAGGCTTTTTCCGCTATGGTTCATATTAAAGCCCTCCGGGTATTTGTTGAGTCAGTTTTAAGGTAAGTTTTATTTCCGTCAACTCACCTACCACCTGTATAGTTCGCAGTTCTTTTATGTCACCTTATGATCGTTTTAAATGCATATCTAACCTTGTTagactttttatttcattttgaaagGTTAAGTGATGGAAAGTACTCCCGTCGTTGTCTTGTGGCATAGGTAAACACGTGGTACTGATATTGCTAGTGATTAGATAAATTGTCTGATCAAGGCTTTCCActgttttatatttttctgtAGATGTTCTAAAGATGAATGTGGTGTGTTCGTGATCCCATTTAATGGTTCCCAGTATACAGGTTCATTTAAGTATATGGCATTTCAAGCTACATTAGTTGCAAAAAGCATTTCCTTACCATCAACTCGGGACTAATTTTCAAATGTAAACGAAGTGGAAAAATTAAGTCTAATGTGAGTAACAAATGTAACTGTATCTAGGAGATTGGAATCCAGAATGAGTCGTTATCAGTGGTGAATACTCTACTAGTTGGAATAAGGTTCAGAACTAGGATAATAGGTTTGCGGTATCCTTTAGGTTAATGGTTTTATGAACTTGACGCGGATAAACTCGTTAAGTCTAGTGGAGAAATATCCACGATTAAGCTAAAAGTTGTTTTATCGTGGCTCAGATAGTCCCAGTTGATATAGGTAGAAAACATATGGAGTTCTTATGGTTCGTTttttaaataaagtatttacaacACGTTTAATGGGGTTCTCATTTTATGTACGTTTTGATTGTAGTCAAGTCACTCGTAATTATGGTAAAATAAGTCTGAAACAATTTAGACAATATAGGCACCTTATTCGTAGTAATCATGATTTGGAGTTTCAAAATAAGTCATACCATAATCGTGTAAAGGCTTGTGCAATAACTTGAGTTACTCATGAGGGAGGTTGTAGTACGAAACGAACGTCATTAAGTGGAGTGGAATTCACATCAAGCTTACAGTCCTTGTGTTGTCACTATTGTGGACTATTAAGAAAAGCAGGTAAAGTATCTTACTAAAGAAAAAGGTTACTATCTAGCGAAAATACCTATCACTATATTATTTCCTAAAGCTGAACTGCAATCCTAAATTTACGAGTGAATGACACAATTCTAAAATATTACTGAATAAGGATATTTTTAAGATCTCAATATGTTTGCACAACCACTAAATGTACTTTCAAAAGTGAACACCTAACCAAAGTGTTTTTAAATGTGACATTTCCTTTGCTTTGTATCCGAATGTACAAATAAATGGTAATCCAGCTGCATTGAATTTATTGTTACATCTAAATGCTAATTCTGAAGTAATCTTCCATCTTATTGTAGATATGGGTTGCCGGTTGATTTTCAAGCGATACTCCTTGAGCCAAACAAAAAACAGCAAAAGAAATTAAGAGATATACTAAAGCAACTTTACAACCATCTGGATGGATCGTCCTCAAGCTCCGTCTTAGATGTAAGTATTGACATCCATTCGTATATTTATTACTGTAGCACATAAGAGAATTGTTCGTAATTGTATAAAGACTCACACTTAACTGATGTTTTCGCATTTATAAGTGTAGTATTGTGGTGAGAGGTATAAAACACTATCCCTGTGTCTGTATAATATGTGTTCCGGTGTTATTGACAATGAGATTTTTTGAACGGGTTAAATGTTACAAACAATAAGTGTTTGTTGCACATTTGAAAGTAAATTTTTGCGTTAGATTTCCAGTCGTAAATGACTTTTCCTCAATtagttatatttaaataaaagattATTAATGAGTTTATAGGTATCGTATCagggttggacttgatagtttcaaatatatTGAGCTCTGGGTAGAGAGTTaatgataaatgaatttttgttatatcccaatgagtagaaaaattgtatatctatttctactcattgggatataacaaaaatagatttattattttaaataaaacgtTATAGAATAGAACCAAAAAGTCTGTTCTTATTTAAATACCCCAAGGTTAATAGCCGCATTATAGGAGGGCTATCAGATACGTCCTCACAAAGACTTTTAAACTGAAATGTAATAAACGTGAATCTAAACAAGTGCGGATCTCAGATATTCCAATCGTAGATTGTTTCATACAAAATAAGAGATGTAATTGGTTTCACTTGAGAATTTATACACTATCTAGCGTATATTTCAGGAATGCACAACATATTTTTAGTCGTAGAATGGATTTCAAGAAAAATTTTAATGTTACTTACTGAAGCCTACATCTTCAACAGAAAATTTATTATGACGTAA
This portion of the Schistosoma mansoni, WGS project CABG00000000 data, supercontig 0172, strain Puerto Rico, whole genome shotgun sequence genome encodes:
- a CDS encoding subfamily S1B unassigned peptidase (S01 family), which encodes MLRGNCLIGSNSSLSITKKVAQYMGDVLEEQKHKLEDNLTVNGLSPAAFLTKFQWEYAKYPVKQTLSSLYAIISEQLTKVDSDLKAKSQSYNTLKGCLQNLERKQTGSLLTRELGDIVKREQFIVDSEYLTTLVVVVPKNMYNDWKSNYERMTDMVVPKSSELIFEDQDNGLWTVTLFKKMTDDFKTQAREFRFVVRDFTYDEKKIEESRNELSKLESDKKRQFAPLFRWLKVNFGEAFSAMVHIKALRVFVESVLRYGLPVDFQAILLEPNKKQQKKLRDILKQLYNHLDGSSSSSVLDEDMNVGGFGTSSDYFPYVSFKVELNMIDVR